From the Malus domestica chromosome 17, GDT2T_hap1 genome, one window contains:
- the LOC103404837 gene encoding probable WRKY transcription factor 31 has translation MAKGSGLSIDSDPFSFSLHNPIVLNSFQEDRYNHHHLPPPSTTKRQQLRHHHSSLMLMDNSTAIHRRSPPPPPPPTTIQFAVNLNCSHDDDVQHSPGSPPPSNEKRKVIDERDFFADSKNRLDHEKSVVSTDPADKMDLHDPTDMEFNVNTGLNLLLTNTSSDQSVVDDGISSNKEDKRAKSELAVLQAELKRMNAENHRLKGMLNQVTTNYNALQVHLLNLMQSQKADQNGSAAEGHGVAVEEKKIMNGNKTSLVVPRQFMDLGLAANNGDADEHSQSSSDERSRGEQSGSLGDNVKAAGHSDDQGIAFDHEKKDFERRIRREESPDQPSQGWGPNKVPRLNSPKEVDQTEATMRKARVSVRARSEAPMITDGCQWRKYGQKMAKGNPCPRAYYRCTMAAGCPVRKQVQRCAEDRTILITTYEGNHNHPLPPAAMAMASTTSSAARMLLSGSMPSADGLMDSNFLTRTILPCSSSMATISASAPFPTVTLDLTQSPNPLQQLQRPPGQFNIPFPNPNQNFTNGPASLLPQIFSQALYNQSKFSGLQMSQDTDCAAGQQGHQSQPGQQQSSLADLTAATAAIAADPNFTAALAAAITSIIGNAHPNNDVANPATNSNNNNANGNASSNSNGNCNNKLSNPSFSGN, from the exons ATGGCCAAAGGAAGTGGACTCTCCATTGATTCAGATCcattttccttctctctccacAACCCTATAGTCCTCAACTCCTTCCAGGAAGACCGATataaccaccaccacctcccacCACCCTCCACCACCAAAAGACAACAACTTCGCCACCACCACTCATCACTCATGCTCATGGACAACTCCACCGCTATTCACCGCCGCTCTCCTCCGCCCCCTCCTCCTCCCACGACTATCCAGTTCGCAGTCAATCTCAACTGCTCCCACGACGACGACGTGCAGCACTCTCCTGGCtcaccaccaccctccaacGAGAAACGCAAAGTCATCGACGAGCGGGACTTCTTCGCCGATAGCAAGAACCGCCTTGATCACGAAAAGTCTGTCGTCTCCACAGACCCTGCCGATAAAATGGACTTACATGACCCTACAGACATGGAATTCAACGTAAAT ACTGGTTTGAATCTTCTCCTTACAAACACTAGTAGTGACCAATCAGTGGTGGACGATGGCATTTCATCCAACAAAGAGGATAAAAGAGCTAAAAGTGAG CTGGCTGTTCTTCAAGCTGAGCTCAAGCGGATGAACGCGGAAAACCATCGGTTGAAGGGGATGCTTAATCAGGTGACCACCAATTACAATGCACTTCAGGTGCATTTGCTGAATTTGATGCAAAGCCAGAAGGCTGATCAGAACGGTAGCGCTGCCGAAGGCCACGGAGTGGCAGTGGAAGAAAAGAAGATTATGAATGGCAATAAAACATCACTAGTGGTGCCGAGGCAGTTCATGGATCTTGGGTTGGCTGCTAACAATGGTGACGCTGATGAGCATTCACAGTCTTCGTCTGATGAACGAAGTCGTGGTGAACAGTCTGGATCGCTTGGAGATAATGTGAAGGCTGCAGGGCACAGCGACGATCAGGGGATCGCTTTTGATCATGAAAAGAAGGATTTCGAGAGAAGGATTCGGAGAGAGGAGAGCCCGGATCAGCCGTCACAGGGTTGGGGGCCTAACAAAGTTCCGAGGCTCAATTCTCCAAAAGAGGTTGACCAAACTGAGGCTACAATGAGGAAGGCTCGGGTTTCGGTTAGAGCTCGATCGGAGGCGCCTATG ATCACTGATGGATGTCAATGGCGAAAGTATGGGCAAAAGATGGCGAAAGGAAATCCGTGTCCTCGTGCTTATTATCGATGCACCATGGCTGCTGGTTGCCCCGTTCGAAAACAA GTACAAAGATGTGCAGAGGATAGGACAATCCTCATCACTACATATGAAGGCAATCACAACCACCCATTGCCTCCGGCAGCAATGGCAATGGCATCGACTACATCATCTGCTGCGCGGATGCTGCTCTCGGGGTCTATGCCAAGTGCAGATGGCCTAATGGACTCAAACTTCCTCACCAGGACAATCCTCCCATGCTCCTCCAGCATGGCCACCATCTCTGCCTCGGCCCCATTCCCTACTGTTACATTGGACTTAACACAATCACCAAACCCTTTACAGCAGCTCCAAAGACCACCAGGCCAGTTCAACATTCCGTTCCCAAACCCTAATCAGAATTTCACCAATGGCCCTGCCTCATTGCTGCCTCAAATTTTTAGTCAGGCGCTATACAACCAGTCTAAATTCTCTGGCCTCCAAATGTCACAGGACACAGACTGTGCCGCAGGTCAACAAGGCCACCAATCGCAACCAGGGCAGCAGCAGAGCTCATTGGCGGATCTTACTGCCGCCACCGCTGCCATTGCAGCTGATCCAAACTTCACTGCAGCCCTAGCAGCTGCCATCACCTCAATCATTGGCAATGCTCATCCAAACAACGACGTTGCCAACCCAGCAACCAACTCAAACAACAACAATGCCAATGGCAATGCCAGCAGCAACAGCAATGGCAATTGCAACAATAAACTTAGCAATCCTAGTTTTTCAGGGAATTAA
- the LOC103404835 gene encoding mitogen-activated protein kinase kinase kinase 18, with amino-acid sequence MDWTRGSTIGQGSSAAVSLATSRSSGDKFAVKSAQVSQSEFLQREQKIHSVLSSRHVVSYMGHDITSENNKLMYNLLMEYVPGGTIIDAIRSRGGLVDESMIRNYTRGIVKGLDYLHSLGLVHCDIKGRNILAGEDGPKIADFGCARWADPAVASATTIGGTPMFMAPEVARGEEQGFACDIWALGCTIIEMATGGSAPWPKAADPVTVLYQIAYSNDLPEIPSFLSEQAKHFLEKCLQRDPTERWTASQLLKHSFLGQEEEEEEEVLISSSKITKQVHESTSCSPTSILDQDIWNSFGESETSGSLDQNPSFENSSDDQRIRRLSLFSGDPRWSFDDESWITVRENDCDESNSIEDHAEGVGSEKDLDLDFLDGNNISCRINVDILGACQKSRRNSSSVGLSNPILERDRDNLLLPSISSFW; translated from the coding sequence ATGGACTGGACAAGAGGCTCCACCATTGGCCAAGGCTCATCAGCCGCCGTCTCCTTAGCCACCTCTCGCAGCTCCGGTGACAAGTTTGCCGTCAAGTCCGCCCAGGTGTCTCAATCCGAGTTCTTGCAGAGGGAGCAGAAAATTCACTCTGTTTTGAGCAGTCGACATGTTGTAAGCTACATGGGGCATGACATTACTAGTGAGAACAACAAGCTCATGTACAATCTTCTCATGGAGTACGTGCCCGGCGGCACCATCATCGATGCAATTCGCAGCCGCGGAGGCCTAGTTGACGAATCGATGATCAGAAACTACACGAGGGGCATTGTGAAGGGGCTAGACTACTTGCATTCACTTGGGTTGGTACATTGTGACATAAAAGGCAGGAACATCTTGGCTGGTGAAGACGGTCCGAAAATTGCAGATTTTGGATGTGCTAGGTGGGCTGATCCGGCAGTAGCTTCTGCCACCACAATTGGCGGGACGCCAATGTTTATGGCGCCGGAGGTGGCACGCGGAGAAGAGCAGGGGTTCGCGTGCGACATATGGGCTCTCGGGTGTACAATTATCGAAATGGCTACCGGAGGATCAGCGCCGTGGCCTAAAGCAGCTGACCCAGTAACTGTTCTGTATCAAATTGCATACTCTAATGACTTGCCTGAGATTCCAAGCTTCCTCTCAGAACAAGCAAAGCACTTTTTGGAAAAGTGCTTACAGAGGGACCCAACGGAGCGTTGGACGGCTAGTCAGCTTCTAAAACATTCATTTCTTgggcaagaagaagaagaagaagaagaagttttaATTAGTTCTtctaaaattacaaaacaagttCATGAGTCCACTTCATGTTCTCCAACAAGCATTCTCGATCAAGATATATGGAATTCTTTTGGGGAATCAGAGACTTCGGGCAGTCTTGATCAAAACCCGAGTTTCGAAAACTCCTCCGACGATCAGAGGATCAGACGGTTGTCACTGTTTTCAGGGGACCCCAGGTGGAGTTTTGATGATGAGAGTTGGATCACAGTTAGAGAGAACGATTGTGATGAAAGCAACAGCATTGAGGACCATGCTGAAGGTGTAGGTAGTGAGAAGGATTTGGATTTAGATTTCTTAGATGGCAATAATATTAGTTGTAGAATTAATGTGGATATTTTAGGGGCCTGCCAAAAAAGTAGGAGAAATAGTAGTAGTGTAGGTTTAAGCAATCCCATTCTTGAGAGGGACAGAGATAATTTGTTACTTCCTTCGATTTCAAGTTTTTGGTAA
- the LOC103404931 gene encoding dirigent protein 1-like, with product MALNFMPKLSALSIILVMVLAMATFPVRASRKSKETQLSFYFQDISTGVDRNSASVGRVQGSSMTSGLDGRNALVLLSIVFTDKKHNGSTLEIQGTSKQFEEIRELSVVSGSGKFRFVRGYTTFETVVVDLPNSYAFMFFFAVRVLHAIKCFGL from the exons ATGGCATTAAACTTCATGCCAAAGCTCAGTGCTCTATCCATAATACTAGTGATGGTTCTAGCCATGGCTACATTTCCAGTCCGAGCAAGTCGCAAGTCCAAAGAAACCCAACTCTCCTTCTACTTTCAAGACATCTCTACCG GCGTAGACCGCAACTCAGCCTCCGTTGGCAGGGTTCAGGGGTCTTCTATGACATCAGGACTGGACGGACGGAATGCTCTTGTATTATTGTCGATTGTGTTCACAGACAAGAAGCACAATGGCAGCACTCTGGAGATACAAGGCACTAGTAAGCAATTTGAGGAGATCAGAGAACTATCGGTGGTTTCAGGTTCCGGAAAATTTCGATTTGTTAGGGGATATACTACATTTGAAACAGTTGTGGTGGACCTTCCAAATTCATACGCA TTCATGTTCTTCTTTGCAGTTCGTGTTCTTCATGCTATCAAATGCTTTGGTTTGTAA
- the LOC103404836 gene encoding aspartic proteinase A1-like, whose product MLLTLVSLLFQFPSDPSQFVVIRKISPKMGTQFRAGLVTSFLFLLLSHVVISTPSDGLVRIGLKKMKIDQTCHLNRRNNGTPGGPIRKYHLRGNLGESEDTDIVALKNYMDAQYFGEIGIGTPAQKFTVIFDTGSSNLWVPSAKCYFSVACYLHPKYKSSQSSTYTKNGKSAAIQYGTGAISGFFSQDHIQVGDLVVKDQDFIEATKEPGVTFVAAKFDGILGLGFQEISVGDAVPVWYNLVNQGLVKEPVFSFWLNRNTEGEEGGEIVFGGVDSSHFKGKHTYVPVTQKGYWQFDMGDVLIDGESSGFCANGCSAIADSGTSLLAGPTTVVTQINHAIGASGVVSQECKTVVEQYGKTIIEMLMAKSQPQKVCSQIGFCTFDGTRGVSTGIESMVDQKPEKQSDGVNDATCAACEMAVVWMQSRLRKNQTEEQILDYVNQLCERLPSPSGESVVQCDALSSLPSVSFTIGGKVFDLAPEQYILKVGEGVAAQCISGFIALDVAPPRGPLWILGDIFMGRYHTVFDYGNLSVGFAEAA is encoded by the exons ATGCTCTTGACTTTAGTTTCCTTGTTGTTTCAGTTTCCATCTGATCCTTCGCAGTTCGTCGTCATAAGAAAAAT TTCTCCGAAAATGGGTACCCAATTTCGAGCTGGTTTGGTCACTTCCTTTCTGTTCTTGCTTCTGTCCCATGTGGTGATTTCCACACCCAGTGATGGGTTGGTCAGGATTGGACTGAAAAAGATGAAAATAGATCAAACTTGTCATCTAAATAGAAGAAATAATGGAACACCGGGAGGTCCGATTAGGAAGTATCATTTGCGCGGTAATCTTGGGGAGTCCGAGGACACGGATATTGTTGCACTGAAGAACTATATGGATGCACAGTATTTTGGTGAGATTGGCATTGGAACTCCTGCTCAGAAGTTCACTGTGATATTTGACACCGGAAGTTCTAATCTTTGGGTGCCCTCAGCAAAGTGTTATTTCTCG GTTGCTTGCTATTTGCATCCCAAGTATAAGTCTAGCCAATCTAGTACATACACAAAGAATG GCAAATCTGCAGCGATCCAGTATGGAACtggtgcaatttcaggtttctTCAGCCAGGACCATATCCAAGTCGGCGATCTTGTTGTTAAGGATCAG GACTTTATTGAGGCAACCAAAGAGCCTGGAGTCACGTTTGTGGCAGCTAAGTTTGATGGTATTCTTGGACTTGGATTTCAAGAGATCTCAGTTGGAGATGCTGTTCCCGTCTG GTATAATTTGGTTAATCAAGGTCTTGTTAAAGAACCAGTTTTCTCATTTTGGTTAAATCGCAATACAGAAGGGGAAGAAGGGGGTGAGATTGTCTTTGGTGGGGTTGATTCTAGTCATTTCAAGGGTAAGCATACGTATGTTCCCGTGACTCAGAAAGGCTACTGGCAG TTTGATATGGGTGATGTCTTAATTGATGGTGAATCATCTG GATTTTGTGCTAATGGCTGTTCAGCAATTGCTGACTCAGGCACCTCCCTATTGGCTGGACCAACG ACTGTTGTCACTCAAATCAATCATGCCATTGGAGCCTCTGGTGTTGTAAGCCAGGAATGTAAGACCGTGGTTGAACAATATGGGAAAACCATAATAGAAATGTTGATGGCTAAG TCACAACCCCAAAAGGTCTGCTCTCAAATTGGTTTCTGTACTTTTGATGGAACTCGTGGTGTGAG CACGGGCATTGAAAGTATGGTGGATCAGAAACCAGAAAAGCAATCTGATGGCGTGAATGATGCTACATGTGCTGCTTGTGAGATGGCAGTGGTATGGATGCAGAGTCGGCTAAGGAAAAATCAGACAGAGGAGCAGATCTTGGATTATGTCAATCAG CTCTGTGAACGACTTCCAAGTCCCAGTGGAGAATCAGTAGTCCAGTGTGATGCTCTATCCTCATTGCCCAGTGTGTCATTTACCATTGGTGGTAAAGTATTTGACCTTGCTCCAGAGCAG TACATTCTCAAAGTTGGGGAGGGAGTCGCAGCTCAGTGCATCAGTGGATTTATAGCTTTAGATGTCGCTCCTCCTCGCGGACCACTGTG GATTCTGGGAGACATTTTCATGGGTCGGTATCACACCGTGTTCGACTACGGAAACTTGTCAGTTGGATTTGCAGAAGCAGCTTAG